In the Mesorhizobium sp. WSM2240 genome, CTCCTGCCAGCGGTGCGACCTCGACCAGGCGAACCTCGACTCGATCTGCAAGCTGAAAGCCCTTGCCCGTACGCTCGCCGAAGAGCGACCGGCCGGCTTCGTCGAATATATAGTAGTCGCCTTCGAGAGATGACACAGGAATAAAGCCGTCAGCGCCGTACTGCGGCAATTGGACAAACAGCCCGGCCTTGGTGACGCCGGAAATGCGGGCGTCGAAGGTGTCGTTGAGCCGTTCGGCGAGATAGGCGGCGATCAGCCGGTCGACCGTGTCGCGCTCGGCTGCCATGGCGCGGCGCTCGGTTGCCGAGATCAGTGCCGAAATATCCTCCAGCCGCTCTTCCTCGCTTCGCGTCAGCCCGTCCTTGCCGAGCCCGAGCGCGCCGATCAGCGCCCGATGCACGATCAGATCCGAATAGCGGCGGATCGGCGAAGTGAAATGGGCGTAACGCCGCAGGTTCAGGCCGAAATGGCCGAGGTTTTCCGGCGAGTAGATCGCCTGGCTCTGCGAGCGCAGCACCACTTCGTTGACCAGGGCTTCATTGTCCTCGCCACGCACGCGCTCGAGAATGCCGTTGAACTGGCTCGGCCGCATCTGCGCGCCGCGCGCCAATGACAGGCCGATCGTCGCCAGGAACTCGCGCAGCGATTCCTGCTTGGCCAGCGACGGCGCGTCGTGCACGCGGTAAACCAGCAACTGCTTCTTGGCCTCCAGCGTCTCGGCCGCCGCGACATTGGCCTGGATCATGAATTCTTCGATGAGCTTATGCGCATCGAGCCGGTCGGGCACGATGACGCGGTCGACCGTGCCGTCGGGCTTGAGCAGGATCTTTCGCTCGGGCAGGTCGAGTTCCAGCGGCTGGCGGGCGTTGCGGCCGCGCTTCAGCACATCATAGGCCGCCCAGAGCGGCTTCAGTATGGTTTCGAGGATCGGTCCGGTCGTCTCATCCGGCGCGCCGTCAATCGCGGCCTGCGCCTGACGGTAGGCGAGGCGCGCCGCCGAGCGCATCATGATGCGATGGAAGGAGTGGCGGATCTTGCGGCCGTCGGCTGCAAACACCATGCGAACGGCAAGCGCCGGCCGGTCGACCTTTTCCTTGAGCGAGCATAGATCGTTGGAGATGCGCTCCGGCAGCATCGGCACCACGCGGTCGGGAAAATACACGGAATTGCCGCGCTTCAGTGCCTCGCGGTCGAGCGCCGTGCCCGAGCGCACATAGGCGGCGACATCGGCGATCGCCACGGTCGCCACCACGCCGCCGGGATTCTTTTCATCCGTGTCCGGCTCGGCGAACACCGCGTCGTCATGGTCCTTGGCGTCGGCCGGATCGATGGTGATCAGCGGCAGGTCGCGCCAGTCCTCGCGGCCGGCGAGGCTCGCCGGCCTCACCGCCTCTGCTTCGGAAATCACCTCCTGCGGAAAGATATGCGGGATCTCGTGGGCATGGATGGCGATCATCGAAACCGCCTTCTCGCTGGTCAGCGAGCCGACCACCGTCAGCACCTTCGCCCGCGGCAGGCCGTAGCGGCCGGCGCGCACCGGCTCCGCCTCGACCAAATCGCCCGGCTTGGCGTCATTCAAAAATTCGGCCTCGACGACGAGCTCCGCCTGCCGCCGCTCCACCGGCTCGATGCGGAACGTGCCGTCATGTCCGACCCGCAGCACGCCCAGCACCGCTTCGCGCTGCCGGTCGAAAATCTTCATCACCCGCGCCGTATAGGCAGGGCCGGTAGGGTCGTTGGTCGGGAATGTCTTGGCGAGCACCCGGTCGCCGACGCCCGGCGCCGGTCCGCTGGCGTCGCGGCGCAGCTTGATCGACACGATCGGATTGAACTCGTCATCCTCCGTCGCGCGTTCTGTCGGTCTTGCCAGAAGCCCGCCTTCGGCATCGCGTGAAAAGATGTCGAGCACCACGACATGGGGCAGGGCGCCGCGGCGGATCAGCCGCTTGCGGTCCTTCTTCAGCAGGCCCTCATCCTGCAGGTCGCGCAGCATGTCCTTCAGCCACAGGCGGTCTTCGCCCTTCAGCGAATAGGCCTTGGCGATGTCGCGCTTGCCACTCTTTTCGGGATTGGAGGCGATGTAGCGAAGGATGTCGTCGCGAGACGGGCGAAAATCACGAGAAACGCTTCCGGAGGCGGGCGTGTCGGAGGAGCGGGTTTTCCCGCCGCCGCCCTTGCGTCCGGAAATGCTTCTCGCCAATTCGTCTTAGTCCTTTTTCTTCGCCGCCGGCTTCTTGGCCGCTGATTTTTTCGCGGCCGGCTTCTTTGCCGCCGCCTTCGCGCCGCGCGCAGGCTTCCTGCCGCCGCCGCCCTTGGCTTCCTTCTCGGCGATCAGCGCCACCGCATCCTCGACCGTGACGGACATCGGATCCTTGCCTTTCGGCAGCGTCGCATTGACTTTGCCGAAATTCACATAGGGCCCGTATTTGCCGTCGCGCACGGTGATCGATCCGCCGCCGTTCGGATGCTCTCCGAGATCCTTCAACGCCGCCGGCGTGCCGCCGTTCCGGCCGCCTCTGCCCTTGGACTGTTTTTCGGCGATTACCGAAACCGCTCGGTTCAGGCCGATCGAGAACACGTCCTCGATGCTTTCCAGGTTCGCGTAGGTGCCGTCATGCAGCACGAACGGCCCGTAGCGTCCGAGGCCGGCGGAGATCATCTTTCCGGTTTCGGGGTGCTTGCCGACGTCGCGCGGCAGAGAAAGCAGCGCCAGCGCCTTTTCGTGGTCGATCGAATCTGGAGTCCAGCCCTTGGGCAGGCTGGAGCGCTTTGCCTCTTTGCCTTCGCCGCGCTGGATGTAGGGGCCGAAGCGGCCGCTGCGCAGCGTGATCTCTTCGGCCGTATAGGGATCCTTGCCTAGCGCTTTTGTGCCGTTTTCGCCTTCGATGCTTTCGCCGTCGCCATTGGCTGCCTCGCCGAGCTGGCGCGTAT is a window encoding:
- the rnr gene encoding ribonuclease R, giving the protein MARSISGRKGGGGKTRSSDTPASGSVSRDFRPSRDDILRYIASNPEKSGKRDIAKAYSLKGEDRLWLKDMLRDLQDEGLLKKDRKRLIRRGALPHVVVLDIFSRDAEGGLLARPTERATEDDEFNPIVSIKLRRDASGPAPGVGDRVLAKTFPTNDPTGPAYTARVMKIFDRQREAVLGVLRVGHDGTFRIEPVERRQAELVVEAEFLNDAKPGDLVEAEPVRAGRYGLPRAKVLTVVGSLTSEKAVSMIAIHAHEIPHIFPQEVISEAEAVRPASLAGREDWRDLPLITIDPADAKDHDDAVFAEPDTDEKNPGGVVATVAIADVAAYVRSGTALDREALKRGNSVYFPDRVVPMLPERISNDLCSLKEKVDRPALAVRMVFAADGRKIRHSFHRIMMRSAARLAYRQAQAAIDGAPDETTGPILETILKPLWAAYDVLKRGRNARQPLELDLPERKILLKPDGTVDRVIVPDRLDAHKLIEEFMIQANVAAAETLEAKKQLLVYRVHDAPSLAKQESLREFLATIGLSLARGAQMRPSQFNGILERVRGEDNEALVNEVVLRSQSQAIYSPENLGHFGLNLRRYAHFTSPIRRYSDLIVHRALIGALGLGKDGLTRSEEERLEDISALISATERRAMAAERDTVDRLIAAYLAERLNDTFDARISGVTKAGLFVQLPQYGADGFIPVSSLEGDYYIFDEAGRSLFGERTGKGFQLADRVEVRLVEVAPLAGAMRFEMLTDPKPLPGSKRSFHKAKGQRSRARASQPRRGSDRRR